One segment of Candidatus Effluviviaceae Genus V sp. DNA contains the following:
- a CDS encoding ABC transporter permease subunit: MRRIAGLVVHNLRLVAADRAALVWLLVMPVAFTFFMGIAFRGGGGDDVSPEEVTYLVTVLNLDGGPRGAELIDAIEADGSIGVMREAPVGDGDDIERVRSLVADGERSSALIVPAGFSDSLASGSTATLEFVRNPERLNPHKTREAVDRIVSRMNVSEMAGALAVDARVELRGDPSPELRSALAESARAHADRSWDPAPMTVTAETLGREGRSDDVPATGFAHSSPAMALMFILLNGLMMSTMLVEERRERTLRRLFTTPALRSEIIIANLLFRMLIGAGQLVFLIALGRFAFGVDWGDTPAGLALVGGTFVAAVAGLSVLIGSWARNSRQAESLSLLLALSMCALGGLWWPLEITPRAYQIVGHVVPTGWAMDALHDMVGRGYGFADVSTDAAVLAGFAALFTIAAALSFRPE, from the coding sequence GTGCGTCGGATCGCCGGACTCGTGGTCCACAACCTCAGACTCGTCGCCGCCGACCGGGCCGCCCTCGTGTGGCTGCTTGTCATGCCGGTGGCGTTCACCTTTTTCATGGGTATCGCGTTCCGCGGCGGCGGAGGCGACGACGTCTCGCCGGAAGAGGTCACCTATCTGGTGACCGTTCTCAATCTCGACGGCGGCCCCCGGGGCGCCGAGCTCATCGACGCCATCGAGGCCGACGGGTCGATCGGCGTCATGCGCGAGGCCCCCGTCGGAGACGGCGACGACATCGAGCGCGTCCGCTCGCTGGTCGCCGACGGTGAGCGCTCGTCGGCGCTCATCGTGCCGGCCGGCTTCTCCGACTCGCTCGCCTCGGGAAGCACGGCGACGCTCGAGTTCGTGAGGAACCCGGAGAGACTCAATCCTCACAAGACGAGGGAGGCCGTCGACCGGATCGTCTCGCGGATGAACGTCTCAGAGATGGCCGGCGCCCTGGCCGTCGACGCGAGGGTGGAACTCCGCGGCGATCCCTCCCCGGAGCTTCGATCGGCTCTCGCGGAGAGCGCCAGGGCCCATGCCGACCGCTCATGGGACCCCGCGCCGATGACGGTCACTGCGGAGACTCTGGGGCGCGAGGGTCGATCGGACGACGTTCCCGCCACGGGGTTCGCTCACTCGAGCCCGGCGATGGCGCTCATGTTCATCCTGCTGAACGGCCTCATGATGTCGACGATGCTCGTCGAGGAGCGGAGGGAGCGCACGCTCAGACGGCTCTTCACGACGCCGGCCCTGAGGTCGGAGATCATCATCGCCAATCTCCTGTTCCGCATGCTGATCGGTGCGGGTCAGCTGGTCTTTCTGATCGCTCTCGGCAGGTTCGCCTTCGGTGTCGACTGGGGCGACACGCCGGCGGGCCTCGCACTCGTCGGTGGGACGTTCGTGGCTGCCGTGGCCGGGCTCTCGGTGCTCATCGGCTCCTGGGCCAGGAACTCGAGACAGGCCGAGAGTCTCTCTCTCCTGCTCGCGCTCTCCATGTGCGCCCTCGGAGGTCTCTGGTGGCCCCTCGAGATCACACCCCGTGCATACCAGATCGTCGGCCACGTCGTCCCGACGGGCTGGGCCATGGACGC